One Dictyoglomus turgidum DSM 6724 DNA window includes the following coding sequences:
- the cysS gene encoding cysteine--tRNA ligase, with amino-acid sequence MELYLYNTLTRRKEKFEPLNPPYVGMYTCGPTVYNYAHIGNLRTYIFEDILKRVLLYNGYIVKHVMNITDVGHLTSDADEGEDKIEREAKKERRTAWEIAEFYTEAFKRDIKKLNILEPDIWCKATDHIKDFIDLILILEKKGYTYKTSDGIYFDTSKVPDYGKLAGQDLENLLPGARVEYNPEKKNPTDFALWKFSPKDVKRQMEWDSPWGIGFPGWHIECSAMSTKYLGQPFDIHCGGIDHIPIHHTNEIAQSEAAYDKPMAKYWLHGEFLVMGEKRMGKSEGNFITLSDLEEKGYHPLSYRYFCLTAHYRSPLRFTWTALESAQRALFRLYENMKRYPQENASYDKKYEEEFHKAINDDLDMPKALAITWELVKDDQVPPEVKRATLLQFDKVLGLSLNNPPEIKIEIPEEIWKLVEERELARKNKDWEKADKIREEIRNKGYIIEDTPQGPRVKKATPLTK; translated from the coding sequence ATGGAACTTTACTTATATAATACACTAACAAGAAGAAAAGAGAAATTTGAACCTTTAAATCCGCCCTATGTGGGGATGTATACCTGTGGTCCCACAGTATATAACTATGCCCATATAGGAAATCTGAGGACTTATATTTTTGAGGATATATTAAAGAGAGTATTATTATATAATGGTTATATAGTAAAACATGTGATGAACATTACCGATGTAGGGCATCTTACCTCTGATGCCGACGAAGGAGAAGATAAAATAGAAAGAGAGGCTAAAAAGGAAAGAAGAACCGCTTGGGAAATAGCAGAATTTTATACTGAAGCCTTTAAAAGAGATATTAAAAAATTAAATATTCTTGAACCTGATATATGGTGTAAGGCCACTGATCACATCAAAGATTTTATTGATTTAATACTTATTTTAGAAAAGAAGGGCTACACTTATAAAACTTCTGACGGAATTTATTTTGATACTTCAAAAGTTCCTGATTATGGAAAATTAGCAGGACAAGACTTAGAAAATCTTCTTCCTGGGGCAAGAGTAGAATACAATCCCGAGAAGAAAAATCCTACAGACTTTGCTTTATGGAAGTTTTCTCCAAAAGATGTAAAAAGACAAATGGAGTGGGACTCTCCATGGGGCATAGGATTTCCTGGATGGCATATTGAGTGCTCTGCTATGTCCACAAAATATTTAGGACAACCTTTTGATATTCATTGTGGTGGTATAGACCATATCCCTATACATCATACTAATGAAATTGCTCAATCAGAAGCAGCCTACGACAAACCTATGGCAAAATATTGGCTTCATGGAGAGTTCCTTGTAATGGGTGAAAAAAGAATGGGAAAATCCGAGGGCAATTTCATCACCTTGTCAGATTTAGAAGAAAAGGGATATCATCCTCTATCCTATAGATATTTTTGCCTCACAGCCCATTATAGAAGTCCATTAAGATTTACTTGGACTGCTTTAGAATCAGCCCAAAGAGCCCTATTTAGATTATACGAAAACATGAAGAGATACCCTCAAGAAAATGCCTCCTATGATAAAAAATACGAAGAGGAATTTCATAAAGCTATAAATGATGATTTAGATATGCCAAAAGCCCTTGCCATAACTTGGGAATTAGTAAAAGATGATCAGGTACCTCCCGAAGTAAAGAGAGCAACTCTTCTTCAGTTTGATAAAGTTTTAGGACTTTCCCTTAATAATCCCCCAGAGATAAAAATAGAAATTCCTGAAGAAATTTGGAAACTCGTGGAAGAAAGAGAGTTAGCAAGAAAAAACAAAGACTGGGAAAAAGCCGACAAAATACGTGAAGAAATAAGGAATAAGGGCTACATTATTGAAGATACTCCTCAAGGACCAAGGGTTAAGAAAGCTACACCGTTAACAAAATAA
- a CDS encoding sensor domain-containing diguanylate cyclase — MTKEVEAYKRTILYIINREKQILKNQIKDYTYWKDLGENAVVKRDKLWIKSNINPWIKNTLGYDVVLFTEDRRVITSSFNFPLNKIPLKREIEISLMEINKDFYLYAVGPVYDENRKKFYGAYLLFARKVDTEYIKGLEEIMGIRLTFVSKDSSNKVSLEDYYKYPYLHMVVPLENGIYVVMDKEDTSLHEFNKMILIIFGISLGIILILSISLIRVLLNITFKPFEKLVEVSHKIANGEYEIELIKNRDDELGDFIKAFTYMISKIKEREEKLKWEKRETEKLAYLDHLTGVYNRRFLEESYEDIKRNHSLFSLVFVDLDNFKNINDRWGHELGDRVLVNVSEFFKKNFRDYDILVRYGGDEFCIILLNIDKDTAEKIVHRVKEKFEIEMMSSFGFNLSFTYGIAEYPKDGEDLNTLLKVADERMYKYKD; from the coding sequence GTGACCAAAGAAGTAGAAGCTTATAAGAGAACAATTTTATATATCATAAATAGGGAAAAGCAGATTTTAAAAAATCAAATAAAAGATTATACTTATTGGAAGGACCTTGGTGAGAATGCAGTTGTTAAAAGAGATAAGCTTTGGATTAAATCAAATATAAATCCATGGATAAAAAATACCTTAGGTTATGATGTGGTGCTTTTTACTGAGGATAGAAGAGTAATAACTTCTTCTTTTAATTTTCCGTTAAATAAGATTCCATTAAAGAGAGAGATAGAAATTTCTCTAATGGAGATAAATAAAGATTTTTATCTTTATGCTGTAGGACCTGTGTATGATGAGAATAGAAAAAAATTTTATGGTGCTTATCTTCTCTTTGCGAGGAAAGTCGATACGGAGTATATAAAAGGATTGGAAGAAATTATGGGTATAAGACTTACTTTTGTTTCTAAGGATAGCTCTAACAAAGTTAGTTTAGAAGATTATTACAAGTATCCTTATCTTCATATGGTGGTTCCTTTGGAGAATGGGATTTATGTTGTTATGGACAAGGAAGATACTTCTTTACATGAGTTTAATAAGATGATTCTAATTATTTTTGGTATATCCTTGGGGATTATTTTGATTTTGTCTATATCTCTTATAAGAGTCTTATTGAATATAACTTTTAAGCCTTTTGAAAAACTTGTGGAGGTCTCTCACAAAATAGCAAATGGCGAGTATGAGATAGAGCTTATAAAAAATAGAGATGATGAGCTTGGAGATTTTATTAAGGCATTTACATATATGATTTCCAAGATAAAAGAAAGAGAAGAAAAGTTAAAGTGGGAGAAAAGAGAAACAGAAAAATTGGCTTATTTAGACCATTTAACAGGAGTTTATAACAGAAGATTTCTTGAAGAAAGTTATGAGGATATAAAGAGAAATCATAGTTTGTTTTCTTTAGTTTTTGTTGATCTGGATAATTTTAAAAATATAAATGATAGATGGGGGCATGAATTAGGAGATAGGGTACTTGTAAATGTATCAGAGTTTTTTAAGAAAAACTTTAGGGATTATGATATCTTGGTAAGATATGGGGGAGATGAATTTTGTATTATTTTATTAAACATTGATAAGGATACTGCAGAAAAAATAGTACATAGAGTAAAGGAAAAATTTGAGATTGAAATGATGAGTTCTTTTGGATTTAATTTAAGTTTTACCTATGGCATAGCAGAATATCCTAAGGATGGAGAAGATTTGAATACTCTTTTAAAGGTAGCGGACGAGAGAATGTATAAGTATAAGGATTGA
- a CDS encoding YkvA family protein yields MKNKVKNIKRKLKILYLFYKDPTVPLIKKFPAIILLGYTLSPIDLIPDFIPILGYLDDYIILPIGIYLCYKLIPQDKLKKYEEIIEKQDPSLKKNWISGVIILLIWIIILGILLKRLPKS; encoded by the coding sequence ATGAAAAACAAAGTTAAGAATATTAAGAGAAAGCTTAAAATTTTATACCTCTTTTATAAAGATCCTACTGTCCCTCTTATAAAGAAATTTCCTGCCATAATACTCCTTGGTTATACCTTAAGTCCAATTGATCTTATCCCTGATTTTATTCCCATACTTGGATATTTAGACGATTACATAATACTTCCCATAGGCATATATCTTTGTTATAAATTAATTCCCCAAGATAAATTGAAAAAATATGAGGAAATTATTGAAAAGCAAGATCCATCTTTGAAAAAGAATTGGATTTCAGGAGTAATTATCCTTCTAATTTGGATAATCATACTAGGAATCCTATTGAAACGATTGCCTAAAAGTTAA
- a CDS encoding TIM barrel protein, which produces MPFVDHRNQKIRRSKEELLKHMQTFKLDLKFSVGIWYFTPGGGRFHEPYVEQKGIPERIEMAAEMAKYGVKGIEAHYPAEVNEENLHLYKQLEKETGIRLVAVPLSLFYDKIFEFGSLSNPYEKYRKIAYERLVNGLKLVKEANADICIIWPGIDGYTYSYGHLYYHMWDTFEELVAQAMDEVPGVQVAIEPKPYEPAPNNIYRTTADGILAARDIEARLKNPENLKLLQEGHALVGLNPEVGHVRMGFEDLPYAYARVAREGRLFHTHWNSQPLGNYDQDLNIGVVDWDSTEALLYTLKMVGYQGYFGIDINPERIPVVKAIEINTKVLQIMNERIERLPHDRIIECYFDPENHRGELELILAENHR; this is translated from the coding sequence ATGCCTTTTGTGGATCACCGTAATCAAAAAATTAGAAGATCAAAAGAAGAACTTCTCAAACACATGCAAACCTTTAAGTTAGACTTGAAATTTTCCGTAGGAATTTGGTACTTTACCCCTGGTGGTGGTAGGTTCCATGAACCCTATGTAGAACAAAAAGGTATCCCAGAAAGAATAGAAATGGCTGCTGAGATGGCAAAATATGGAGTAAAAGGAATTGAAGCCCACTATCCAGCAGAGGTAAATGAAGAAAACCTTCATCTTTATAAACAGTTAGAAAAAGAGACAGGAATAAGACTTGTTGCGGTTCCACTGAGCCTATTCTATGATAAGATCTTTGAATTTGGCTCTCTTTCTAATCCCTATGAAAAGTATAGAAAAATAGCCTATGAAAGGTTAGTAAATGGATTAAAATTAGTGAAAGAGGCTAATGCAGATATTTGTATTATTTGGCCTGGAATTGACGGATATACTTATTCCTATGGGCATCTATACTATCATATGTGGGATACCTTTGAAGAACTTGTAGCACAAGCCATGGATGAGGTACCTGGAGTACAAGTAGCTATAGAACCAAAACCATATGAGCCTGCTCCTAATAACATATATAGAACTACTGCTGATGGAATTTTAGCTGCAAGAGACATAGAGGCAAGATTAAAGAATCCTGAAAATTTAAAACTTTTACAAGAAGGTCATGCTCTTGTAGGACTTAATCCTGAAGTAGGTCATGTAAGAATGGGATTTGAAGATCTTCCTTATGCCTACGCAAGAGTAGCGAGAGAAGGAAGGTTATTCCATACCCATTGGAATAGCCAACCCTTAGGAAATTATGACCAAGATCTAAATATAGGAGTAGTTGACTGGGATTCCACCGAGGCTCTTCTTTACACCCTAAAAATGGTAGGGTATCAAGGATACTTTGGAATAGATATAAATCCAGAGAGAATTCCTGTGGTTAAGGCTATTGAGATCAATACGAAAGTTCTTCAAATTATGAATGAAAGAATTGAAAGATTACCTCATGATAGAATCATTGAATGCTACTTTGATCCAGAAAACCATAGAGGCGAACTTGAATTAATTCTTGCTGAAAATCACAGATAA
- the nrdR gene encoding transcriptional regulator NrdR, with product MRCPFCGYEDTFVIDTREIEDQKVIRRRRECPNCKNRFTTYERIEEKPIMVIKKDGRREPFDRNKLLAGLQRAVVKRNIDNEKLEAIIDEIITNIRKQGVSEITSKEIGKMVLEKLKDLDAVAYVRFASVYQEFSSLEEFAKLLSQMKEE from the coding sequence TTGAGATGCCCATTCTGTGGATATGAGGATACTTTTGTCATAGATACTAGAGAAATTGAGGATCAGAAGGTAATAAGAAGGAGAAGAGAATGTCCTAACTGTAAAAACAGATTTACTACCTATGAAAGGATAGAAGAAAAACCTATCATGGTTATTAAAAAAGATGGAAGAAGAGAACCTTTTGACAGAAATAAGCTTCTTGCTGGACTTCAAAGAGCAGTAGTAAAAAGAAATATAGATAACGAAAAATTGGAGGCTATAATTGACGAGATCATCACAAATATAAGAAAACAAGGAGTAAGCGAAATAACTTCAAAAGAAATTGGAAAAATGGTGTTAGAGAAACTAAAGGATCTAGATGCGGTCGCTTATGTGAGATTTGCTTCTGTTTATCAAGAATTTAGCTCTTTAGAAGAATTTGCAAAGCTTTTATCTCAAATGAAAGAAGAATAA